In the bacterium genome, GGCAGGGGACCTTCGCCCAGAAGGCCGAGGACTGCGGCAAGTGCCGCTTCTTCACGCTGGTCAGGGACGAGGAGGCCGAAGCGCTGCTCCTGTAGCCCGCACCGCTAGTCGTCGACGTCGATCTCGAACACCCGCGGCCAATCCTTCCCGGTCACGAAGACCCGCCCCGCCTCGCTGTCGATGGCGATCCCGTTGAGCACATCCGCCGCCAGCTCCTGCTCGCGCGTCAGCAGCCCGGTCAGGTCGAGCCAGTCGATGACGGCGCCGCTCGCCGGGTCGATCCTCGCGATGAAGTCGGTCAGCCAGACGTTGGCCCACACCAGCCCGCCGGCGCACTCCAGCTCGTTGAGCCGCTCCAGCTCGGCGCCGCCCGCGGTGACGGTCACGCGCCCCAGCTCGGCGAAGGTGTCGGGATCGCGGAAGACCAGCGCCGATGAGCCGTCGCTCATGACCAGGCGCGCGCCGTCCCAGGCCAGGCCCCAGCCCTCGCCCGCGTATTCGAGGGTGTCGCGGGGCGCGAACGTTGTCAGGTCGCGCGCGTAGGCGCGGTGGTTCTGCCAGGTCAGCTGCAGGACGCGGTCGCCGACGACCGCCACGCCCTCGCCGAATTCGTTGGCCGCCAGCGCGGCGGTCTGCTGCACGGTCCCGGTCGCGGGATCCACGCGGCGCAGTTCCGACTCGCCGTAGTGCCCCGTGCCTTCGACCAGCGCGCCGCGGTCCCAGGCGAGCCCCTGGGTGAAGGCGCCGGGGTCGTGGGGATGGGATGCCAGGACGCGCACGCCGCGGGC is a window encoding:
- a CDS encoding glutaminyl-peptide cyclotransferase, translating into SWAAAAPAAGTATTETDTVWVTADRAGLTPGAHYCGLVVTPDAGGARTITLRAHVVAEPARGVRVLASHPHDPGAFTQGLAWDRGALVEGTGHYGESELRRVDPATGTVQQTAALAANEFGEGVAVVGDRVLQLTWQNHRAYARDLTTFAPRDTLEYAGEGWGLAWDGARLVMSDGSSALVFRDPDTFAELGRVTVTAGGAELERLNELECAGGLVWANVWLTDFIARIDPASGAVIDWLDLTGLLTREQELAADVLNGIAIDSEAGRVFVTGKDWPRVFEIDVDD